A region from the Candidatus Methylomirabilota bacterium genome encodes:
- a CDS encoding proline--tRNA ligase, with protein MRWSTSFIPTLREDPADAEAVSHRLMVRAGLVRQLTAGIYVYLPLGQRVIDRVNAIIREEMNAIGGQEITMPVLHPAELWQQSGRWYDIKDEMFRLKDRHGRDLCLGMTHEEVVAWLAAKEIRSYRELPQVWYQIQTKERDEARPRSGVLRTREFWMKDAYTLDVDEAGLAKAYDLQKEAYIRIFQRCGLRVHVVESDPGMMGGLGAHEFMAPSAAGEDDIALCEGCGYAANLELAGSRPAAPSFRDSSREEVATPGVRTIADVCALLEVEPALTLKTLVFVAKAGPVLALVRGDQQVHEKKLTRVLGGEVRPAHPDEVQEALGAPVGSVGPVGARLPIVADETLREGVYVCGANREGFHWKGIRPGRDFTVTQYADIHAAQAGEGCPRCGKALRVERVIEVGNIFKLGTKYSVPLKAVYLDERGQERPIVMGSYGIGPARIAAAAIEQRHDADGIVWPWSIAPSHVHVLPVNVKDGGVRDTAERLYRELREAGFDVLLDDRDERPGVKFKDADLLGIPLRVTVGALLAKEGRVEVRARRDRQDVKVPPAEVSATVKDLARRLAEAP; from the coding sequence ATGCGCTGGAGCACGTCGTTCATCCCGACCCTCCGTGAGGACCCGGCCGACGCCGAAGCCGTGAGCCATCGGCTGATGGTCCGGGCCGGGCTCGTCCGCCAGCTCACCGCCGGGATCTACGTCTACCTGCCGCTCGGCCAGCGCGTCATCGACCGCGTCAACGCCATCATCCGGGAAGAGATGAACGCGATCGGCGGCCAGGAGATCACGATGCCGGTGCTGCATCCGGCCGAGCTCTGGCAGCAGAGCGGGCGCTGGTACGACATCAAGGACGAGATGTTCCGCCTGAAGGACCGCCACGGCCGCGACCTCTGCCTCGGCATGACCCACGAGGAAGTGGTGGCCTGGCTGGCCGCCAAGGAGATCCGATCGTACCGGGAGCTACCCCAGGTCTGGTATCAGATCCAGACCAAGGAGCGGGACGAGGCGCGACCCCGCTCCGGCGTCCTCCGCACGCGCGAGTTCTGGATGAAGGACGCCTATACCCTCGATGTCGACGAAGCGGGTCTGGCCAAGGCCTACGACCTCCAGAAGGAGGCGTACATCCGGATCTTCCAGCGCTGCGGCCTCCGCGTCCACGTCGTCGAGTCGGACCCCGGGATGATGGGCGGGCTCGGCGCCCACGAGTTCATGGCGCCGAGCGCGGCCGGCGAGGACGACATCGCGCTGTGCGAGGGGTGCGGCTACGCGGCCAACCTCGAGCTGGCGGGCTCCCGCCCGGCGGCGCCGAGCTTCCGGGACTCTTCGCGGGAGGAGGTGGCCACGCCCGGCGTGCGCACGATCGCCGACGTCTGCGCCCTCCTCGAGGTAGAGCCGGCGCTCACGCTCAAGACGCTCGTCTTCGTGGCGAAGGCCGGCCCTGTCCTGGCCCTGGTGCGCGGGGACCAGCAGGTGCACGAGAAGAAGCTGACCCGCGTCCTGGGAGGCGAGGTCCGCCCCGCCCACCCCGATGAAGTGCAGGAGGCGCTCGGCGCGCCGGTCGGTTCGGTGGGCCCGGTCGGGGCCAGGCTCCCCATCGTCGCGGACGAGACGCTCCGGGAGGGCGTCTACGTCTGCGGGGCGAACCGGGAGGGGTTCCACTGGAAGGGGATCCGCCCCGGACGCGACTTCACGGTGACGCAGTACGCCGACATCCACGCGGCCCAGGCTGGCGAGGGGTGCCCCCGCTGCGGGAAGGCCCTTCGGGTCGAGCGCGTGATCGAGGTCGGCAACATCTTCAAGCTCGGCACGAAGTACTCGGTGCCACTCAAGGCCGTCTACCTCGACGAGCGGGGTCAGGAGCGGCCGATCGTCATGGGATCCTACGGCATCGGCCCGGCGCGGATCGCCGCCGCGGCCATCGAGCAGCGCCACGATGCCGACGGGATCGTGTGGCCCTGGTCGATCGCGCCCTCCCACGTCCACGTGCTTCCCGTGAATGTGAAGGACGGCGGCGTCCGCGACACCGCCGAGCGCCTCTACCGAGAGCTCCGAGAGGCCGGCTTCGACGTCCTCCTCGACGACCGGGACGAGCGCCCCGGCGTCAAGTTCAAGGATGCGGACCTCCTCGGGATCCCCCTGCGGGTCACGGTGGGGGCGCTCCTCGCCAAGGAGGGCCGGGTCGAGGTACGGGCCCGGCGGGACAGGCAGGACGTCAAGGTCCCGCCGGCCGAAGTGAGCGCGACCGTGAAGGATCTGGCTCGCCGCCTCGCCGAGGCGCCCTAG
- the rimP gene encoding ribosome maturation factor RimP, whose translation MSVGTGTRPLTEAIETLAAPVIRAHGLILVDVDLRGSGRRSVLRFFIDRPGGVSISDCQRFSAEIGDLLDAENLLPESYDLEVSSPGLDRELKKDRELRWAMGRQVRVFAREPVEGQREFVGRLREVAEGFLTLAEASGPRQIPRALLTKVRLEVEPVRSA comes from the coding sequence GTGTCGGTCGGGACGGGGACGCGTCCTCTCACGGAGGCCATCGAGACCCTGGCGGCGCCGGTCATCCGCGCCCACGGGCTCATCCTGGTCGACGTGGATCTCCGCGGCAGCGGGCGACGCAGCGTGCTCCGATTCTTCATCGACAGGCCCGGTGGCGTGTCGATCAGCGACTGCCAGCGCTTCAGCGCCGAGATCGGCGATCTTCTGGATGCGGAGAACCTCCTGCCGGAGAGCTACGACCTCGAGGTCTCCTCTCCGGGGCTCGACCGCGAGCTCAAGAAGGACCGCGAGCTCCGCTGGGCGATGGGGCGGCAGGTGCGCGTCTTCGCGCGGGAGCCGGTCGAGGGGCAGCGCGAGTTCGTCGGGCGGCTGCGGGAGGTCGCGGAGGGCTTCTTGACCCTGGCGGAGGCGTCAGGTCCGCGCCAGATCCCCCGGGCGCTCCTCACGAAGGTGCGCCTGGAGGTGGAGCCCGTGCGCTCCGCCTGA
- the nusA gene encoding transcription termination factor NusA — MNRELLYVIEQIGREKGIGTEVLFEALESALLSASKRTMGVGENVRLTLDRRTGAIRVFAEKKVVETVTDPKIEASLDEARRLKPDAQLDDIVEVDLEPREFGRIAAQTAKQVILQRVREAERQGIFTEYKDREGTLVRGVVHRIEKRTVVVDLGRTEAVLTEREQIPGERYSPGDRIRAYILEVKNTPKGPQVMLSRSHPGFLVRLFETEIPEIAEGIVQVKGAAREPGERAKLAVASTKRDVDPIGACVGLRGTRIQVIVRELRGEKIDIIEWADDTATLVARALSPAKVTSVTLRGEGEERSALVLVPDNQLSLAIGKKGQNARLAAKLTGLRIDVKSETELEDDRRRQEEERAAGLAALSELPPVGAELAQILAAHGLHSPAKIREAGAAALRDIGKIGEAEADAIVAAAEEWLAARQADAPPALGEEPAPSAPPEARQEAHGG, encoded by the coding sequence ATGAACCGAGAACTGCTGTACGTGATCGAGCAGATCGGTCGCGAGAAGGGCATCGGTACCGAGGTCCTCTTCGAGGCCCTGGAATCGGCCTTGCTGTCGGCGTCGAAGCGGACGATGGGAGTGGGCGAGAACGTGCGCCTGACGCTCGACCGGCGCACCGGCGCGATTCGGGTGTTCGCCGAGAAGAAGGTCGTGGAGACGGTCACCGATCCCAAGATCGAGGCGAGCCTGGACGAGGCCCGCCGCCTCAAGCCGGACGCGCAACTCGACGACATCGTGGAGGTCGACCTCGAGCCCCGCGAGTTCGGTCGCATCGCGGCGCAGACGGCCAAGCAGGTGATCCTCCAGCGGGTGCGGGAGGCGGAGCGCCAGGGAATCTTCACCGAATACAAGGACCGCGAGGGCACCCTCGTGCGGGGCGTGGTTCACCGCATCGAGAAGCGCACCGTCGTCGTGGACCTCGGGCGGACCGAGGCCGTCCTCACCGAGCGGGAGCAGATCCCCGGCGAGCGTTACTCGCCCGGAGACCGGATCCGCGCGTATATTCTGGAGGTCAAGAACACGCCGAAGGGGCCGCAGGTGATGCTTTCCCGGAGTCACCCCGGCTTCCTCGTCCGGCTATTCGAGACCGAGATCCCCGAGATCGCGGAAGGCATCGTCCAGGTCAAGGGCGCCGCCCGCGAGCCGGGGGAGCGGGCCAAGCTCGCGGTCGCCTCGACGAAGCGCGACGTCGACCCCATCGGGGCCTGCGTCGGGCTGCGCGGGACGCGCATCCAGGTGATCGTGCGGGAGCTCCGTGGTGAGAAGATCGATATCATCGAATGGGCCGACGATACGGCTACGCTGGTGGCTCGGGCGCTCTCGCCGGCCAAGGTGACGTCGGTCACGCTCAGGGGCGAGGGCGAGGAACGCTCGGCACTGGTCCTGGTGCCGGACAACCAGCTTTCATTGGCCATCGGCAAGAAAGGACAGAACGCCCGGCTGGCCGCGAAGCTCACCGGTCTCCGGATCGACGTGAAGAGCGAGACCGAGCTCGAAGACGACCGCCGGCGGCAGGAAGAGGAGCGGGCGGCCGGACTGGCCGCGCTCAGCGAGCTTCCGCCCGTCGGGGCCGAGCTCGCCCAGATCCTGGCCGCGCACGGCCTGCATTCCCCGGCGAAGATCCGGGAGGCGGGCGCCGCGGCGCTCCGCGACATCGGCAAGATCGGGGAGGCCGAGGCCGACGCCATCGTGGCTGCGGCCGAGGAATGGCTGGCCGCCCGCCAGGCCGACGCGCCGCCGGCGCTCGGGGAGGAGCCGGCGCCGTCCGCGCCGCCCGAGGCTCGCCAGGAGGCACACGGCGGGTGA
- a CDS encoding YlxR family protein yields the protein MAGRPPGRRAAGARGGAGAVRAARGSPGGTRRVSAGRRGGRTAAAPVGPGPFRTCVGCRRVRPQVVLVRLARGPGGSVEADPPRRRGGRGAYLCPREECLQEALRRGRWTHLFRGAAHVLDETIERLRAEIGREQEKGLADDQRDGGNDSAARPKDRAGALAEGRW from the coding sequence ATGGCTGGCCGCCCGCCAGGCCGACGCGCCGCCGGCGCTCGGGGAGGAGCCGGCGCCGTCCGCGCCGCCCGAGGCTCGCCAGGAGGCACACGGCGGGTGAGCGCCGGCCGACGGGGCGGGCGAACGGCAGCGGCGCCGGTGGGCCCGGGACCCTTTCGAACGTGTGTCGGCTGCCGGCGCGTGCGGCCTCAGGTCGTGCTGGTGCGGCTCGCGCGAGGACCGGGTGGGTCCGTCGAGGCGGACCCGCCTCGCCGCCGGGGCGGCCGCGGGGCCTACCTCTGTCCCCGTGAGGAGTGCCTTCAGGAGGCCCTGCGACGCGGCCGATGGACGCACCTGTTCCGGGGGGCCGCCCACGTCCTGGACGAGACGATCGAGCGCCTGCGAGCGGAGATCGGGAGGGAGCAGGAGAAGGGGCTCGCAGACGACCAGCGTGACGGCGGGAATGATTCCGCGGCCCGACCGAAGGACCGGGCCGGGGCACTCGCCGAAGGGAGATGGTGA
- the infB gene encoding translation initiation factor IF-2, which yields MRVSELAKELGVAPKLIIDQLEAMGYQEKTSSSAIDDGLLRELRTVLEDKAAAFAQREAERLEAARVTALRAKLEAAKAAAAKAARALKKTDGTKPKSERAKAAARAKTAPKAGVGMAVPKPKVPEKPVVRPLVTLPAPPEEKVSKVPAEPPVEKLAPVPDVPVTVAAGPPAAPAPPTEEAPAAAEKAPKPAEKPAAATPAVTRPAPPAKRVKVKEPAAKEPAVKEPTAKEPPAPPPAEKVAAAASPTEAPRKEAAPPTEPAREAPKPTDGKVIPLRPRREEPAAPAAGRVAAPAAPAAEAPVAVEPPAAPPATAPPAEVPAAPAAPVKREVLRLPESMTVGELAERMQKKFGEVIRELVAMGVMASINQVLDLDKAKAVAARFGFDVEVRPIEGLEVVEEEEDPAQLRLRPPVVTVMGHVDHGKTSLLDAIRKTKVTEQEFGGITQHIGAYQVETSHGKVTFLDTPGHEAFTAMRARGAQATDIVILVVAADDGVMPQTVEAINHAKAANVPMIVAVNKVDKPDANPDRVKQELSNLGLVPEEWGGQTIFVATSAKKGTGVDQLLEMTALQAEIMELRANPARRARGVVVEAKLDRGRGPVATVLVQQGTLHEGDIVVAGQNSGRVRALFNDRRQRVKEAGPADPVEILGLSGVPSAGDTLAAVGDERKARQIALARQEKDRKLTSTVRVTLADLHKQIEAGEVKELRVILKGDVHGSLEALQDALERLSTEEVKIRVIHGAVGTLTETDVMLAAASNAIIVGFNVKSEPKAMQQAQAERVDVRTYNVIYEAINDLKAALSGMLAPLIREVPLGKAQVRALFPIKNVGTIAGCFVTEGKIARTGKARLVRGSQVVAESQLASLKRFKDDAREVLQGQECGIGLEGVSDIRVGDLIEVYTTEEVARSL from the coding sequence ATGCGCGTCAGCGAGCTGGCGAAGGAACTCGGCGTCGCGCCGAAGCTGATCATCGACCAGCTCGAGGCCATGGGGTATCAGGAGAAGACGTCGTCGAGCGCCATCGATGACGGCCTCCTGCGGGAGCTGCGCACGGTGCTCGAGGACAAGGCGGCCGCGTTCGCCCAGCGCGAGGCGGAGCGGCTCGAGGCCGCTCGCGTCACGGCGCTGCGCGCCAAGCTCGAAGCCGCCAAGGCCGCTGCGGCGAAGGCCGCACGCGCGCTCAAGAAGACGGACGGGACGAAGCCCAAGTCCGAGCGGGCGAAGGCGGCCGCGCGGGCCAAGACGGCCCCCAAGGCGGGGGTGGGCATGGCGGTCCCCAAGCCGAAAGTCCCCGAGAAGCCCGTGGTCAGACCCCTGGTGACACTCCCCGCCCCACCCGAGGAGAAAGTCTCGAAGGTGCCGGCCGAGCCGCCGGTCGAGAAGCTCGCTCCCGTCCCCGACGTCCCGGTGACCGTCGCTGCGGGGCCGCCGGCCGCGCCCGCTCCGCCGACCGAGGAAGCCCCGGCGGCGGCCGAGAAGGCGCCGAAGCCCGCGGAGAAGCCGGCGGCGGCGACGCCCGCCGTCACCCGGCCGGCGCCGCCGGCCAAGCGGGTCAAGGTGAAGGAGCCGGCGGCCAAGGAGCCCGCCGTCAAGGAGCCGACCGCCAAGGAGCCCCCGGCGCCTCCGCCGGCAGAGAAAGTCGCCGCGGCCGCGTCTCCGACCGAAGCGCCTCGCAAGGAGGCGGCGCCGCCGACGGAGCCCGCGCGGGAGGCGCCGAAGCCGACCGACGGCAAGGTGATTCCTCTCCGGCCTCGCCGGGAGGAGCCCGCCGCGCCCGCGGCCGGGCGAGTCGCGGCGCCGGCCGCGCCCGCGGCCGAGGCGCCGGTGGCGGTCGAGCCGCCCGCCGCGCCGCCGGCCACCGCGCCACCGGCCGAGGTGCCGGCGGCGCCCGCGGCCCCGGTCAAGCGCGAAGTGCTCCGGCTGCCCGAGTCGATGACGGTCGGCGAGCTTGCCGAACGGATGCAGAAGAAGTTCGGCGAGGTGATCCGCGAGCTGGTCGCGATGGGGGTGATGGCTTCGATCAACCAGGTCCTCGACCTCGACAAGGCCAAAGCGGTCGCCGCCCGGTTCGGCTTCGACGTGGAAGTCCGGCCGATCGAAGGCTTGGAGGTCGTCGAGGAAGAGGAAGACCCCGCTCAGCTCCGGCTGCGTCCGCCGGTCGTGACGGTCATGGGCCACGTCGACCACGGCAAGACCTCGCTGCTCGACGCGATCCGCAAGACCAAGGTGACCGAGCAGGAGTTCGGCGGCATCACTCAGCACATCGGCGCCTATCAGGTCGAGACTTCGCACGGCAAGGTCACGTTCCTCGATACCCCCGGCCACGAGGCCTTCACGGCCATGCGGGCCCGGGGCGCCCAGGCGACCGACATCGTCATCCTGGTGGTCGCGGCCGACGACGGCGTCATGCCCCAGACCGTCGAGGCGATCAACCACGCGAAGGCCGCCAACGTCCCGATGATCGTGGCCGTCAACAAGGTCGACAAGCCCGATGCCAACCCCGACCGGGTCAAGCAGGAGCTGTCGAACCTCGGGCTCGTACCCGAGGAATGGGGCGGCCAGACGATCTTCGTCGCGACGTCAGCCAAGAAGGGCACTGGCGTCGATCAGCTGCTGGAGATGACCGCGCTTCAGGCCGAGATCATGGAGCTCCGGGCCAACCCGGCTCGCCGGGCGCGGGGCGTGGTCGTCGAGGCCAAGCTCGACCGGGGGCGAGGCCCGGTGGCGACGGTGCTGGTCCAGCAAGGCACCCTTCACGAGGGCGACATCGTGGTAGCCGGCCAGAACTCCGGGCGCGTGCGGGCGCTCTTCAACGATCGGCGCCAGCGCGTCAAGGAAGCCGGGCCGGCCGATCCGGTCGAGATCCTCGGGCTCTCGGGGGTTCCCTCGGCCGGGGACACGCTGGCGGCGGTCGGCGACGAGCGCAAGGCTCGGCAGATCGCCCTGGCGCGGCAGGAGAAGGACCGGAAGCTCACCTCGACCGTCCGCGTCACGCTGGCCGACCTCCACAAGCAAATCGAGGCGGGCGAGGTCAAAGAGCTGCGCGTGATTCTCAAGGGCGACGTCCACGGCTCCCTGGAGGCGCTGCAAGACGCGCTGGAGCGGCTGTCCACCGAGGAGGTCAAGATCCGGGTGATCCACGGCGCCGTCGGCACGCTCACCGAGACCGACGTCATGCTGGCCGCGGCCTCGAACGCCATCATCGTCGGCTTCAACGTCAAGTCGGAGCCGAAGGCCATGCAGCAGGCCCAAGCCGAGCGGGTGGACGTCCGGACCTACAACGTCATCTACGAGGCGATCAACGATCTCAAGGCGGCGCTGTCCGGCATGCTGGCGCCGCTGATCCGGGAGGTGCCGCTCGGTAAGGCGCAGGTGCGGGCGCTCTTCCCCATCAAGAACGTGGGCACCATCGCCGGCTGCTTCGTGACGGAGGGGAAGATCGCGCGGACCGGAAAGGCCCGTCTGGTCCGGGGCAGCCAGGTCGTCGCCGAGAGCCAGCTCGCCTCGCTCAAGCGCTTCAAGGACGACGCGCGCGAGGTGCTGCAGGGCCAGGAGTGCGGCATCGGGCTGGAGGGCGTGTCGGACATCCGGGTGGGCGACCTGATCGAGGTGTACACCACCGAGGAAGTCGCGCGCTCGCTCTAG
- a CDS encoding DUF503 domain-containing protein yields MGTARIALGLVELHLGEVDSLKGKRHVLRGLKEKVKNRFNVSVAEVDHEDLWQRATLAVACVANDARLANEVVSKAVNFIESLSDGAVIDVRVEVL; encoded by the coding sequence GTGGGGACGGCGCGGATCGCGCTAGGGCTGGTGGAGCTGCACCTCGGGGAAGTGGACTCCCTGAAGGGCAAGCGTCACGTTCTGCGGGGCCTGAAGGAGAAGGTGAAGAACCGATTCAACGTGTCGGTGGCGGAGGTCGATCACGAAGACCTCTGGCAGCGAGCGACGCTGGCGGTGGCCTGCGTCGCCAACGACGCTCGCCTCGCCAACGAGGTCGTGTCCAAGGCGGTGAACTTCATCGAATCGCTCTCGGACGGCGCCGTCATCGACGTCCGAGTGGAAGTGCTTTGA
- the rbfA gene encoding 30S ribosome-binding factor RbfA has protein sequence MQGKRLDRINQLIKEEISHLLQRELKDPRLGFVTVTEVAVSKDLRSGRVYVSVLGTDEQWRASLAALHSARGYIRNWLAPRLRLRAVPDLTFHADRSMAHAAHIQSVLEKLRESEGRAGSGEEP, from the coding sequence ATGCAGGGGAAACGGCTCGATCGGATCAACCAGCTCATCAAGGAGGAGATCTCCCATCTTCTCCAGCGTGAGCTCAAGGACCCCCGCCTGGGCTTCGTCACGGTGACGGAGGTCGCGGTCTCCAAGGACCTCCGCAGCGGCAGGGTGTACGTGAGCGTGCTGGGGACCGACGAGCAGTGGCGGGCGTCTCTCGCCGCGCTCCACAGCGCCCGCGGCTACATCCGGAACTGGCTCGCGCCGCGGCTCCGCCTCCGGGCCGTGCCCGACCTCACCTTTCACGCCGATCGGTCGATGGCCCACGCCGCCCACATCCAGAGCGTGCTGGAGAAGCTGCGGGAGTCGGAGGGTCGGGCGGGCTCCGGGGAGGAACCGTGA
- a CDS encoding bifunctional oligoribonuclease/PAP phosphatase NrnA, protein MSAVPPEVLDLIRSGRRFLLLAHLYPDGDVLGSQLGLGLALRGAGHRVEFACSHPVPDPFHFLPGADEVQQWKEGRGDYDVVVTLDCPDPSRVGGLLDGCRQPGTRVLNIDHHGDNRRYGDVNWIQPRAAATGEMVYELLEAAGLPLTHDVAVNLYTAILTDTGSFRYSNTIPKTFRIAARLVEAGADPARVALELYETRHLAGLHLLGRILQQVETNRDGTIAWVVIDKGLTEAPDLLEAEDLITYPRSVRTTKVAVLFRELPGEVKVSLRGKGEVNVARIAARFGGGGHPNAAGAVLKGTLTAAKAAVLSAVEEAVAVPR, encoded by the coding sequence GTGAGCGCGGTCCCCCCCGAGGTCCTCGACCTCATCCGCTCCGGCCGGCGCTTCCTCCTTCTCGCGCATCTCTACCCCGACGGCGACGTCCTCGGCTCCCAGCTCGGGCTCGGACTCGCCCTCCGGGGCGCCGGCCATCGGGTCGAGTTCGCGTGCAGCCATCCCGTGCCCGATCCCTTCCACTTCCTGCCGGGGGCCGACGAGGTCCAGCAGTGGAAGGAAGGTCGCGGCGACTACGACGTCGTCGTGACGCTCGACTGCCCCGATCCCAGCCGGGTCGGCGGGCTGCTGGACGGCTGCCGCCAGCCGGGCACCCGCGTCCTCAACATCGACCACCACGGAGACAACCGCCGGTACGGCGACGTCAACTGGATCCAGCCCCGGGCGGCCGCGACCGGCGAAATGGTCTACGAGCTGCTCGAAGCCGCCGGATTGCCCCTGACGCACGACGTCGCGGTCAACCTCTACACCGCGATCCTCACCGACACCGGGTCGTTCCGGTACTCGAACACGATCCCCAAGACGTTCCGGATCGCCGCGCGGCTCGTGGAGGCGGGCGCCGATCCGGCCCGGGTGGCACTCGAGCTCTACGAGACCCGCCATCTGGCCGGCCTCCACTTGCTCGGGCGCATCCTCCAGCAGGTCGAGACCAACCGCGATGGGACCATCGCCTGGGTCGTCATCGACAAGGGCCTCACCGAGGCCCCTGACCTCCTCGAGGCCGAAGACCTGATCACCTATCCGCGCTCGGTCCGGACCACCAAGGTGGCCGTGCTGTTCCGGGAGCTTCCGGGCGAGGTGAAGGTCAGCCTGCGCGGGAAGGGGGAGGTCAACGTGGCCCGCATCGCGGCGCGGTTCGGAGGCGGCGGACACCCGAACGCGGCCGGCGCCGTGCTGAAGGGGACCCTGACGGCCGCGAAGGCCGCCGTGCTCAGCGCGGTCGAGGAGGCGGTGGCCGTCCCCCGATGA
- the truB gene encoding tRNA pseudouridine(55) synthase TruB, which translates to MMPAGDRASPPAGGSSPVVDGILIAEKGAGVTSFQVVAHLRRVLRVPKVGHGGTLDPMATGVLPILLGQATKLTPYLQAQDKEYVATVRLGVTTDTLDATGRVTGERPVPPLDAETIRAALARFIGEIEQVPPMFSALHAGGRRLHELARAGIEVARPARRVRIDALQLIEWAPPSFTIRVACGTGTYVRSLAADLGAALGCGAHLGALERTRLGSFALAEAVPWAVIREGEASRLRTCVLPADRAVAHLPAVRLDAGAARRLLAGQRLPAGEGVASAAPSAAGPCRLYADDGFFGVGEAGAGGLRALRLLYANHPRARPLSC; encoded by the coding sequence ATGATGCCAGCGGGCGACCGCGCGTCTCCCCCGGCGGGAGGGAGCTCGCCGGTTGTCGATGGGATCCTGATCGCCGAGAAGGGCGCCGGCGTCACCTCGTTCCAGGTCGTCGCTCACCTCCGGCGCGTCCTCCGCGTCCCCAAGGTGGGTCACGGCGGCACGCTGGATCCGATGGCGACCGGCGTCCTGCCCATCTTGCTCGGCCAGGCGACCAAGCTCACCCCGTACCTCCAGGCGCAGGACAAGGAGTACGTGGCCACGGTGCGGCTCGGCGTCACGACGGACACGCTGGACGCGACGGGTCGGGTGACGGGGGAGCGGCCGGTGCCGCCGCTGGACGCCGAGACGATCCGGGCCGCGCTGGCGCGGTTCATCGGCGAGATCGAGCAGGTGCCGCCCATGTTCTCCGCTCTGCACGCTGGCGGCCGCCGGCTCCACGAACTGGCCCGGGCCGGGATCGAGGTGGCCCGGCCCGCCCGGCGCGTGCGGATCGACGCGCTCCAGCTGATCGAGTGGGCCCCGCCATCCTTCACCATCCGGGTGGCGTGCGGAACGGGGACCTACGTGCGGAGCCTCGCCGCCGACCTGGGCGCCGCCCTGGGATGCGGCGCGCATCTCGGGGCCCTCGAGCGCACCCGGCTGGGATCGTTCGCCCTGGCCGAGGCCGTCCCCTGGGCCGTCATCCGGGAGGGTGAGGCGTCCCGGCTGCGGACCTGCGTGCTCCCGGCGGACCGCGCGGTCGCTCACCTCCCGGCCGTCCGCCTGGACGCGGGGGCGGCCCGGCGGCTCCTGGCCGGTCAACGGCTTCCCGCCGGCGAGGGCGTCGCGTCGGCCGCGCCGTCGGCGGCCGGCCCGTGCCGTCTTTACGCAGACGACGGCTTCTTCGGGGTCGGGGAAGCGGGTGCCGGCGGCCTCCGCGCGCTCCGCCTCCTCTATGCGAATCATCCGCGGGCTCGACCACTATCCTGCTGA
- a CDS encoding bifunctional riboflavin kinase/FAD synthetase: MRIIRGLDHYPADAPPSVVAQGTFDGIHLGHCAVIRTAVDRARALGVQAVALTFDPNPVMVLRPAEAPPEILTLEERLEHIATLGPDAAVVIPFTPEFSGVEAATFVRTVLAGTLKAREVVVGFNHTFGRGARGTPELLAELAAPLGIHVHVIPPLTVDGVVVSSSSVREALRQGDVRRAANLLGRPYTIRGRVAQGAKRGRQLGFPTANLVPAGSLLLAVGVYAGWAEWDGRSAPAVINVGVRPTFGESVPTVEAHLLDTRVELYDRVLTLAFLARIRDEMKFPSVEALRARIQEDVAIARALLGSAR, encoded by the coding sequence ATGCGAATCATCCGCGGGCTCGACCACTATCCTGCTGACGCGCCCCCCAGCGTGGTGGCGCAGGGCACCTTCGACGGCATCCACCTGGGGCACTGCGCCGTGATCCGCACTGCGGTCGACCGGGCCCGCGCGCTCGGCGTTCAGGCGGTGGCGCTGACCTTCGATCCGAACCCCGTCATGGTCCTGCGGCCGGCCGAAGCCCCGCCCGAGATCCTCACGCTCGAGGAGCGGCTCGAGCACATCGCGACCCTCGGGCCCGACGCGGCCGTCGTCATCCCGTTCACGCCCGAGTTTTCAGGGGTGGAGGCGGCGACGTTCGTCCGGACGGTGCTGGCCGGGACGCTCAAGGCGCGAGAGGTCGTCGTCGGCTTCAACCACACCTTCGGCCGTGGCGCCCGGGGGACTCCCGAGCTCCTCGCCGAGCTGGCGGCCCCGCTCGGGATCCACGTCCACGTGATCCCGCCACTCACCGTGGACGGTGTCGTCGTGTCCTCGTCCTCCGTCCGCGAGGCGCTCCGGCAGGGTGACGTCCGGCGCGCGGCGAACCTCCTGGGGCGGCCGTACACGATCCGGGGCCGCGTCGCCCAGGGAGCCAAGCGGGGGCGCCAGCTCGGCTTCCCGACCGCCAACCTGGTTCCCGCGGGCTCCTTGCTCCTCGCCGTGGGCGTCTACGCCGGATGGGCCGAGTGGGACGGCCGGTCGGCCCCGGCCGTCATCAACGTCGGCGTCCGGCCGACCTTCGGCGAGTCCGTCCCCACCGTCGAAGCCCATCTTCTGGACACGCGGGTGGAGCTCTACGACCGCGTTCTCACGCTCGCCTTCCTGGCCCGTATCCGGGACGAGATGAAATTTCCCTCGGTCGAGGCGCTGCGGGCCCGGATCCAGGAGGACGTCGCCATCGCCCGGGCCCTCCTGGGGAGCGCCCGGTAG
- the rpsO gene encoding 30S ribosomal protein S15 gives MSVPADRKKSLIEGYRLHDSDTGSPEVQIALLTERVNGLTEHFKVHKKDHHSRRGLLKLIGKRRGLLEYLKRKDAERYRQVIEKLGIRR, from the coding sequence ATGTCCGTTCCCGCCGACCGCAAGAAATCGCTGATCGAGGGGTACCGGCTCCACGACTCCGACACGGGTTCCCCCGAGGTCCAGATCGCGCTCCTCACGGAGCGCGTCAACGGGTTGACGGAACACTTCAAGGTTCACAAGAAGGATCACCACTCGCGTCGCGGCCTGCTCAAGCTGATCGGCAAGCGGCGCGGCTTGCTGGAGTATCTCAAACGCAAGGATGCCGAGCGGTACCGGCAAGTCATCGAGAAGCTCGGTATTCGCCGGTAG